In Lachancea thermotolerans CBS 6340 chromosome H complete sequence, a single genomic region encodes these proteins:
- a CDS encoding KLTH0H03432p (conserved hypothetical protein) codes for MSNIIHKMSEKITGHDHHDDERDERGNTLSSEQRQQREQGMPFTEHNDPEQRAIPSQRVGGGMQSERSKLGGYQQQQHDLGGSGGDFGQTRSMPEEQMPGAVRGGSDLNAEDWDDEDEADDEGRGTRRGGDYSDEFQKRYW; via the coding sequence ATGTCCAACATTATTCACAAGATGTCCGAGAAGATCACGGGCCACGATCACCATGACGACGAGCGCGACGAGCGGGGCAACACTCTGTCGTCCGAGCAacgccagcagcgcgagcAGGGCATGCCCTTCACGGAGCACAATGACCCAGAACAGCGCGCAATCCCCTCGCAGCGCGTGGGCGGCGGCATGCAGAGTGAGCGCAGcaagctcggcggctaccagcagcagcagcacgaCCTGGGCGGGTCCGGCGGCGACTTCGGCCAGACGCGGTCGATGCCCGAGGAGCAGATGCCTGGCGCGGTGAGAGGCGGGTCGGACCTGAACGCGGAGGACTgggacgacgaggacgaggcGGACGACGAGGGTCGCGGAACGCGGCGCGGGGGAGATTACTCGGACGAGTTCCAGAAGCGGTACTGGTGA
- a CDS encoding KLTH0H03454p (conserved hypothetical protein): MSDLFERARQRLSGSSSAVPEKLRDLYMSHGPRDASGGSGSMSRRMTGADDGAGPGSSALSSGGDSSGDDSPGASSSDLASNGSRDLAHSHMVSHARGGSDNAAADAGAETGSGADPAANATN; the protein is encoded by the coding sequence ATGTCAGACCTGTTTGAGCGGGCGCGCCAGCGGCTCAGCGGCTCGTCGTCCGCGGTGCCGGAGAAGCTGCGCGACCTGTACATGTCACACGGGCCGCGCGAcgccagcggcggcagcggaAGCATGTCTAGGCGCATGACCGGCGCCGACGACGGCGCCGGGCCTGGCTCGTCAGCGCTATCCAGCGGCGGCGATAGCTCGGGCGACGACAGCCCCGGGGCGTCAAGCAGCGATCTCGCGTCCAACGGATCGCGGGACTTGGCGCACTCGCACATGGTCTCGCACGCACGTGGCGGCTCGGACAACGCGGCCGCCGATGCGGGCGCCGAGACCGGCTCCGGCGCGGACCCCGCGGCCAACGCAACAAACTAG